A region from the Flexibacter flexilis DSM 6793 genome encodes:
- a CDS encoding ABC transporter permease yields MKENEEHWDLVVKPKYSLFDLHLADLWRYKDLIMLFVRRDIIATYKQTILGPLWFVIQPLMMTLIYTLVFGRVANIPTDGVEPPMMFFLSGVILWNYFATCLTKTANTFVANAGMFGKVYFPRLTVPVSVMISNLVSMGIQFGLFVVLSVYFAFTGSTIHITGYILLLPILILLLAILSLGLGIIISALTTKYRDLSYFLAFGVQLLMFATPVVYPSSFVSEKYRWIIQFNPIAPIIDGFRSAYFGTGYFDWSGLAYTSVFSLVTLSVGIVLFNKVEKTFMDTV; encoded by the coding sequence ATGAAAGAAAACGAAGAGCACTGGGACTTAGTTGTAAAGCCTAAGTACAGTTTGTTCGACTTGCATTTGGCAGATTTATGGCGTTATAAAGACTTGATTATGCTTTTTGTTCGTCGCGACATTATAGCCACTTATAAGCAAACAATCTTGGGGCCACTTTGGTTTGTTATCCAACCCCTGATGATGACCCTGATTTACACGCTGGTGTTTGGCCGAGTGGCTAATATCCCGACAGATGGTGTAGAGCCGCCTATGATGTTTTTCTTGTCGGGCGTTATTCTTTGGAATTATTTTGCCACCTGCCTTACCAAAACCGCTAACACGTTTGTCGCCAATGCGGGGATGTTTGGCAAAGTTTACTTTCCTCGACTGACAGTGCCTGTCTCTGTCATGATTAGCAATTTGGTCAGTATGGGCATACAATTTGGACTATTTGTTGTCCTTTCAGTTTATTTTGCATTTACAGGCAGCACGATTCACATCACAGGCTACATTCTATTGCTCCCTATTCTGATTTTATTGTTGGCCATTTTGAGTTTGGGTTTAGGGATTATCATTTCCGCACTCACCACCAAATACCGCGATTTATCTTATTTTTTAGCTTTCGGGGTGCAGCTTTTGATGTTTGCTACGCCAGTAGTTTATCCTTCCTCTTTTGTTTCTGAAAAATATCGCTGGATTATACAGTTTAACCCCATCGCTCCCATCATTGACGGTTTTCGTAGTGCTTATTTCGGAACAGGCTATTTTGACTGGAGTGGTTTGGCCTATACCAGTGTTTTTTCCCTTGTTACGCTGTCCGTTGGCATCGTACTCTTTAACAAGGTAGAAAAAACATTTATGGATACGGTCTAA
- a CDS encoding glycosyltransferase gives MMKVSVCMITYNHEQYIAQAIESIIGQQTDFDYELIIGEDCSKDGTRSICVDYQQKYPDKIKLVLHNPNVGMLPNFLSVLDKCEGEFVAMCEGDDYWTDVHKLQKQVDFFNKNPDYTVNFHSLQLMVNGEIQTPAFLPKNTFSIEDLIKSNFIGTASVMFRFQKPFSLPNWFVELPFGDWTLHIINANKGKVGYLPEHLGVYRIHAGGNWSNARASALKQELVKVKFYNHISHYLASKYDRVISVEKIKLWNNILNHSDIAIPTKEIITDITNCLQSFGKIDNATRATGSKSNRKTG, from the coding sequence ATGATGAAGGTTAGCGTTTGCATGATTACTTATAATCACGAACAGTACATTGCCCAAGCGATAGAGAGCATCATTGGACAACAAACAGACTTTGATTATGAGTTAATTATTGGCGAAGATTGCTCCAAAGACGGAACACGCAGTATATGCGTGGACTATCAACAAAAATACCCTGACAAAATTAAACTTGTACTACATAATCCCAACGTAGGAATGCTCCCCAACTTCTTATCTGTATTGGATAAATGTGAAGGAGAATTTGTGGCGATGTGCGAAGGAGACGACTATTGGACGGATGTGCACAAGCTACAAAAGCAAGTAGATTTTTTCAACAAAAACCCTGATTATACCGTCAATTTTCATTCCTTGCAATTGATGGTAAACGGAGAAATACAAACGCCAGCCTTTTTACCCAAAAATACATTTTCGATAGAAGACCTTATCAAAAGTAATTTTATCGGGACAGCATCGGTCATGTTCCGATTCCAAAAGCCATTTTCTTTACCAAATTGGTTTGTAGAATTACCTTTTGGAGACTGGACACTGCACATTATCAATGCCAACAAAGGAAAAGTTGGCTACCTGCCAGAACATTTGGGCGTGTACCGAATCCATGCGGGCGGCAATTGGTCTAATGCTCGTGCCTCTGCCCTCAAACAGGAATTAGTGAAAGTGAAATTCTACAATCATATCAGCCATTATCTGGCATCTAAGTATGATCGTGTTATTTCTGTCGAAAAAATTAAACTTTGGAATAATATACTCAATCACTCCGACATCGCCATTCCGACAAAAGAAATCATAACAGACATAACAAACTGTCTTCAGTCCTTCGGGAAAATAGACAATGCCACACGGGCTACTGGTAGCAAAAGTAACCGTAAAACTGGTTAA
- a CDS encoding DegT/DnrJ/EryC1/StrS family aminotransferase: protein MINVTKPFLPPIEEYQKYVQGIWERTWLTNNGPLVNELELKLKEYLDVPHLFFLGNGTIALQIAIKALDLKGEIITTPFSYVATTSSIAWENCKPVFVDIDPKTFNINADLIEAAITENTSGIMATHVYGNPCDVEKIQAIADKYKLKVIYDGAHAFATKYAGESVLNYGDITTLSFHATKLFHTTEGGAAVTPNAEVAKKIAYLRNFGHATPESFHGIGVNGKNSEFHAAMGLCNLKYIDQIRRRRKELSDYYDTKLQLLRHTKPSIQAKAEFNYSYYAIVLESETALLKAVEALNLQWIYPRRYFYPSLATLNYVEQTPMPITDDICRRVLCLPLFHELTFEEIDMIARVLLRSQNY from the coding sequence ATGATAAATGTTACTAAGCCCTTTTTGCCTCCTATTGAAGAATATCAAAAATATGTTCAGGGGATTTGGGAACGTACGTGGCTAACCAATAACGGGCCATTGGTCAATGAATTAGAACTTAAACTAAAAGAATATTTAGACGTTCCCCATTTGTTTTTTTTGGGGAATGGGACTATCGCTTTACAAATTGCGATCAAGGCTTTAGATCTTAAAGGGGAGATTATCACTACGCCATTTTCGTATGTGGCCACTACCTCCAGCATTGCGTGGGAAAACTGCAAGCCTGTTTTTGTGGATATTGACCCCAAAACATTTAATATCAATGCCGATTTGATTGAGGCAGCCATCACCGAAAACACATCGGGCATTATGGCAACGCACGTGTACGGCAACCCCTGCGATGTAGAAAAAATACAGGCCATTGCCGACAAATACAAACTCAAAGTAATTTATGACGGAGCGCACGCCTTCGCCACCAAATACGCGGGCGAATCGGTTTTGAATTATGGCGACATCACGACTTTGAGTTTCCATGCCACCAAATTATTTCATACCACAGAAGGCGGCGCAGCCGTTACGCCGAATGCAGAAGTGGCCAAGAAAATAGCCTATTTGCGCAATTTTGGTCATGCCACACCAGAATCATTTCACGGCATTGGTGTCAATGGCAAAAATTCTGAGTTTCATGCGGCGATGGGTTTGTGTAACCTCAAATACATCGACCAAATCCGCCGTCGCCGCAAAGAGCTTTCGGACTATTACGATACTAAATTACAGTTGCTGCGCCATACCAAACCCAGCATTCAGGCCAAAGCGGAGTTCAATTACAGTTATTATGCGATTGTGTTAGAAAGCGAAACGGCACTACTCAAAGCCGTAGAAGCCTTAAATCTTCAATGGATTTATCCGCGTCGTTATTTCTATCCGTCGTTAGCTACGCTGAATTATGTAGAACAAACACCTATGCCTATTACTGACGATATTTGTCGTAGAGTATTGTGTTTGCCTCTTTTCCACGAGCTTACGTTTGAGGAAATAGATATGATTGCAAGAGTATTGTTACGTAGTCAAAATTATTAG
- a CDS encoding acyltransferase → MGFLSQIQLEALNFRHLGKNVLISDKASIYNAANISIGDNSRIDDFCVISAGADGISIGRYVHIACYSSLIGKARIEMHDFSGLSSKVSIYSSSDDYSGNYLTNPTVPSEFSNVIHKPVVLKKHVIVGASAVILPGVTAEEGVAIGAFALVVKNCDAFSIYGGIPARKVKERSVQLLDLEQKLAEKYNL, encoded by the coding sequence ATGGGTTTCCTTTCTCAAATACAACTAGAAGCACTTAATTTCAGGCATTTAGGAAAAAACGTACTCATTTCGGATAAAGCATCTATTTATAATGCTGCGAATATTTCGATTGGGGATAATTCTCGCATAGATGATTTTTGTGTAATTTCGGCAGGTGCAGACGGCATCAGTATTGGGCGTTACGTGCACATTGCTTGTTATAGCTCGCTGATAGGCAAAGCACGAATTGAGATGCACGATTTTTCGGGACTTTCCTCCAAAGTATCCATTTATTCGAGTAGCGACGACTATTCGGGCAATTACCTAACCAACCCTACAGTACCCAGCGAATTTTCGAATGTTATTCACAAACCTGTTGTACTAAAAAAACATGTGATAGTGGGTGCGTCTGCGGTCATTTTGCCTGGCGTAACAGCCGAAGAAGGCGTGGCTATCGGGGCGTTTGCGTTGGTGGTTAAAAATTGCGACGCCTTTTCGATTTACGGCGGCATTCCCGCCCGAAAAGTAAAGGAAAGAAGTGTGCAACTATTAGACTTGGAGCAAAAACTAGCTGAAAAGTATAATTTGTAG
- a CDS encoding ABC transporter ATP-binding protein, whose protein sequence is MSNTVIRVEQVAKQYRLGEVGSGTLQEDFKRWWDKLRGNNTHDALTAADSREGELVWALQDINFEIKQGEAVGVVGRNGAGKSTLLKILSRVTAPTSGQIKVKGRIASLLEVGTGFHPDLTGRENIFLNGAILGMTKHEIRSKFDEIVAFSGVEKYIDTPVKRYSSGMYVRLAFAVAAHLEPEILIIDEVLAVGDSVFQQKCIDKMTDVCNSGRTILFVSHNMVSVQNLCTRGIFLAGGKLLADDNIGAIIDLYTNTNGSLQAASAEIDLTGIPRKGYAGHLRFRKISFPSNGFEFGEPIKFNIQLDTFDKDYAVDLDFGINIKDKNYANIIHCSNRFINKNFDHSSDNQIYSFEIANNLKPGIYLVTLFLRSRDVIQDWLQEILQIEIYEGNPYGYRDSYQIQGLTFPLFSIEQNEIPNM, encoded by the coding sequence ATGAGCAATACAGTTATTAGAGTCGAGCAAGTGGCCAAACAGTATCGTTTGGGTGAGGTTGGAAGCGGTACGCTTCAGGAAGATTTCAAACGCTGGTGGGACAAACTCAGAGGAAATAATACCCATGATGCACTAACGGCTGCTGATAGCAGAGAGGGGGAATTAGTGTGGGCTTTGCAAGACATTAATTTTGAAATAAAACAGGGCGAGGCCGTTGGTGTAGTCGGGCGTAATGGTGCGGGCAAATCTACCTTGCTCAAAATTTTATCGCGTGTTACTGCTCCTACTTCTGGCCAAATAAAAGTAAAAGGGCGTATTGCTTCTCTCTTGGAAGTAGGCACAGGTTTTCACCCAGACCTTACAGGACGTGAAAATATCTTCTTGAACGGCGCGATTTTGGGCATGACCAAACACGAAATTCGCAGTAAGTTTGATGAGATTGTGGCCTTTTCAGGTGTAGAAAAATACATCGATACTCCCGTAAAGCGTTATAGTAGTGGTATGTATGTGCGTTTGGCCTTTGCTGTTGCGGCACATTTAGAACCCGAAATCTTGATTATCGACGAAGTTTTGGCCGTTGGAGATTCTGTTTTTCAACAAAAATGTATCGACAAAATGACCGATGTTTGTAACTCAGGGCGTACGATTCTTTTTGTGAGCCATAACATGGTCAGTGTGCAAAATCTCTGTACACGTGGTATTTTCTTGGCTGGCGGAAAATTACTCGCTGATGATAATATCGGAGCTATCATAGACCTTTATACCAATACCAATGGTAGCTTGCAAGCGGCATCTGCCGAAATTGATTTGACTGGCATTCCACGCAAAGGCTATGCAGGGCATTTACGTTTCCGCAAAATTTCGTTCCCTTCCAATGGGTTTGAGTTTGGAGAACCAATCAAATTTAATATCCAACTAGATACTTTTGATAAAGACTATGCTGTCGATCTCGATTTTGGCATCAATATCAAAGATAAAAACTACGCTAATATTATTCATTGTAGCAATCGTTTTATTAACAAAAACTTTGACCATTCATCTGATAATCAGATTTATTCTTTTGAAATAGCCAATAACCTCAAACCAGGCATTTATCTCGTAACATTATTTTTACGAAGTAGAGATGTAATTCAGGATTGGTTACAAGAGATTTTGCAAATAGAAATTTATGAAGGAAACCCTTACGGCTATCGTGATTCTTATCAAATACAAGGCCTGACATTTCCGCTATTTAGCATTGAGCAAAACGAAATTCCAAATATGTAA
- a CDS encoding sensor histidine kinase, which produces MKNLLKHEYFKHVLPIIIVGCCIPLVVNIDKGRTLGVYMVVSVFCTATYWLGTVGIMNMARNIYPRHDQTFKRISYQLAWGLLYIFAAFWVNQWGIYMAFHVWCADYWDDFKVPLFISIFIGTIYECMYLLEHLTNSIAETERLKRENIQSELDSLKNQVNPHFLFNSLNTLASLIEEEPKTAVAYVQELSQVYRYILQSKDQELTTLREEIKFIKAYLFLVKMRFGENIKTQIHISDDFLEKQIPPLTLQILVENAIKHNVISAAKPLDIDIFIEGGQLVVRNKFQKKTTMVDSNKVGLRNIANRYKLIASENIEVLQNALYFTVMLPLLGGEE; this is translated from the coding sequence ATGAAGAATTTGCTAAAGCATGAATACTTTAAACATGTATTGCCTATTATTATAGTGGGCTGTTGTATTCCGTTGGTGGTGAACATAGACAAAGGCCGCACGTTGGGCGTGTATATGGTGGTGTCCGTTTTTTGTACGGCAACCTATTGGTTAGGTACGGTTGGGATCATGAACATGGCACGCAACATTTATCCGCGCCACGACCAAACTTTCAAACGTATTAGCTATCAACTAGCTTGGGGATTGCTCTATATTTTTGCGGCTTTTTGGGTGAATCAGTGGGGAATATACATGGCATTTCATGTGTGGTGTGCCGACTATTGGGATGACTTTAAAGTCCCATTGTTCATTTCTATTTTTATCGGTACGATTTACGAGTGTATGTATTTGTTGGAGCATCTTACCAATTCGATAGCCGAGACCGAGCGGCTCAAACGCGAAAACATACAGTCCGAGTTAGATTCTTTAAAAAATCAGGTAAACCCGCATTTTCTATTCAATAGCCTCAATACCTTGGCTTCGCTTATTGAAGAAGAACCCAAAACGGCGGTGGCTTATGTGCAAGAGCTTTCGCAGGTTTACCGCTATATTTTGCAAAGCAAAGACCAAGAACTGACCACTTTGCGCGAAGAAATCAAGTTTATCAAAGCGTATTTATTTTTGGTAAAAATGCGATTTGGGGAGAATATTAAAACGCAAATCCATATTTCTGATGATTTTCTGGAAAAACAAATTCCGCCGCTGACGCTTCAGATCTTGGTCGAAAACGCCATCAAACACAATGTTATTTCGGCGGCTAAACCACTGGACATTGATATTTTTATTGAAGGCGGCCAGTTGGTTGTTCGCAACAAATTTCAAAAGAAAACCACGATGGTGGATTCTAATAAAGTGGGGTTGCGCAACATCGCCAACCGTTACAAACTCATTGCTTCCGAAAATATAGAAGTGCTACAAAATGCGCTATATTTTACGGTGATGCTGCCGCTGTTGGGCGGGGAAGAGTAG
- a CDS encoding cation diffusion facilitator family transporter: MISFLSQSKLRLMGFVLTFSFLLMSLKFGAYWLTHSQAILTDALESIINVVAGAFAFVSLYYADRPRDLKHPYGHGKLEYVSAGVEGALISVAGVFIVWEAVSGIIHPQVVQELGWGMGLTVLSGVLNGLIGWWLIREGKKNSSAVMEADGKHLITDTVSSVGLLVGLAAIYFTNLLWLDGAVALVLGGYIVVTGFSMLKSSVGVLIDEADYQTLDQVADVLKRNRAPRWIDIHNLRVQKFGQNLHIDCHLTLPWYSTLEQSHTQASNLEKMLKAELGDQTELFVHTDPCVPFKSCSICPIAECSVRQSPRLEDLNWSLENLLPNEKHQSQHEEFAKA, encoded by the coding sequence ATGATTTCATTCTTGTCCCAAAGCAAATTACGCTTAATGGGTTTTGTCCTGACGTTTAGTTTTCTGCTCATGAGCCTCAAGTTTGGAGCTTATTGGCTTACGCACTCGCAGGCGATTCTGACCGATGCACTCGAATCCATTATCAATGTGGTGGCGGGTGCGTTTGCATTCGTGAGTTTGTACTACGCAGATCGCCCTCGCGACCTTAAGCATCCTTACGGGCATGGCAAACTAGAATATGTTTCGGCAGGTGTGGAAGGTGCATTGATTTCGGTAGCAGGTGTGTTTATTGTTTGGGAAGCCGTTTCGGGGATTATTCATCCCCAAGTTGTGCAGGAGTTGGGTTGGGGTATGGGCTTGACGGTTTTATCAGGTGTACTTAATGGCTTAATTGGTTGGTGGCTCATCAGAGAAGGCAAAAAAAACAGCTCGGCGGTGATGGAAGCTGACGGCAAACATTTGATTACCGATACGGTTTCAAGCGTGGGTTTGTTGGTAGGACTTGCGGCTATTTATTTTACGAATTTGCTTTGGCTAGATGGGGCAGTTGCCTTAGTGTTAGGAGGATATATTGTTGTTACAGGTTTTTCTATGCTCAAATCCTCGGTGGGCGTACTGATAGACGAAGCAGATTACCAGACGCTTGACCAAGTGGCTGACGTACTCAAACGCAATCGTGCGCCGCGCTGGATAGACATACACAATTTGCGCGTGCAGAAATTTGGCCAAAATTTACACATAGATTGCCACCTGACGTTGCCTTGGTATTCCACGCTGGAGCAGTCGCATACGCAAGCCTCTAATCTGGAAAAAATGCTTAAAGCGGAGCTAGGCGATCAAACCGAATTGTTTGTACACACAGACCCTTGCGTTCCGTTCAAATCATGCTCGATTTGCCCTATTGCGGAATGTTCTGTGCGTCAAAGTCCACGTTTAGAAGATTTGAATTGGAGTTTGGAAAATCTTTTGCCCAACGAAAAACACCAGTCCCAGCATGAAGAATTTGCTAAAGCATGA
- a CDS encoding Crp/Fnr family transcriptional regulator, which produces MSNAKIPDCRECPVRHRSIMKDLEEGLLEQIGTAKHCDIYRKGDVIFREGNRPQGLYAIYSGKVKVYKTNERGKDQILRLTKAGDALGYRALISGEHYMASAEALEDCRICFIPKSTFDTLLQTSDRLFARIIKVLAEDLKVAESQIAAMATKTVRERTAEALVIIHNYYGVNADGSLSVAMSREDLASMVGTATESLIRMLSEFKSEGLIDLKDKKIIIKDLKKIEKAANIFD; this is translated from the coding sequence ATGAGTAATGCAAAAATTCCAGATTGTCGCGAATGTCCTGTGCGGCATCGCAGCATCATGAAAGACCTCGAAGAAGGGCTTTTGGAGCAAATCGGGACAGCTAAGCACTGCGACATTTATCGAAAAGGAGACGTAATATTTAGAGAAGGTAACCGTCCGCAAGGACTATATGCTATTTATAGCGGTAAAGTAAAAGTTTACAAAACCAATGAGCGCGGCAAAGACCAAATCTTGCGCCTGACTAAAGCAGGTGATGCACTTGGATACAGAGCTTTAATTTCAGGAGAACACTACATGGCCTCTGCCGAAGCACTCGAAGATTGTCGCATTTGTTTTATCCCAAAATCTACCTTCGATACTTTATTGCAGACCAGCGACAGGCTGTTTGCCCGCATCATTAAAGTATTGGCCGAAGACCTGAAAGTGGCCGAAAGTCAAATCGCAGCGATGGCAACCAAAACCGTGCGCGAACGTACCGCCGAAGCCTTAGTGATTATCCACAACTACTATGGCGTAAATGCAGATGGTTCTTTGTCGGTGGCAATGTCCAGAGAAGATTTGGCCTCGATGGTCGGCACGGCAACCGAATCGCTGATTCGTATGCTTTCAGAATTTAAGTCCGAAGGCCTCATTGACCTGAAAGACAAGAAAATTATCATCAAAGACCTCAAAAAAATAGAAAAGGCCGCCAATATTTTTGATTAA
- a CDS encoding PhoH family protein, protein MLEKVITLENVSLLDFFGAENKNINAIAAAFPQSKIISRGNEIRIKGTPVEIQKINDIINALIDHYNQFGAITEENIRSYIKQDEERIENEAKEDTIIYGTKGFAIKPKTANQQKLVDTARANDLVFALGPAGTGKTYIAVALAVRALKNKEVKKIIITRPAVEAGENLGFLPGDLKEKIDPYLRPIYDALDDMIPAEKLKFYQENRIIEIAPLAYMRGRTLHNAFILLDEAQNTTPMQIKMFLTRMGPNSKVIVTGDVSQIDLPHKQKSGLIEASHILKNIKGIGFVTLDSADVVRHKLVKQIINAYEKHEEYLAAKEYKSEKGNPPTTKE, encoded by the coding sequence TTGCTAGAAAAAGTAATCACCTTAGAAAATGTTTCGCTGCTTGATTTCTTTGGAGCAGAAAACAAAAATATCAACGCTATCGCGGCCGCTTTTCCCCAAAGCAAAATCATTTCACGCGGTAACGAAATACGCATCAAAGGCACGCCCGTCGAAATCCAGAAAATCAATGACATTATCAATGCCCTGATAGACCATTACAACCAATTCGGAGCTATTACGGAAGAAAATATCCGCAGCTATATCAAGCAGGACGAAGAACGCATCGAGAACGAAGCCAAAGAAGATACCATCATTTATGGCACAAAAGGCTTTGCTATCAAGCCCAAAACGGCCAACCAACAAAAATTGGTGGACACGGCACGCGCCAACGATTTGGTATTTGCACTCGGGCCTGCGGGTACAGGCAAAACCTACATTGCCGTAGCGTTGGCCGTGCGAGCCCTAAAAAACAAAGAGGTAAAGAAAATCATTATCACGCGGCCAGCCGTAGAAGCGGGCGAAAATTTAGGCTTTTTGCCTGGTGATTTGAAAGAGAAAATAGATCCATATTTGCGCCCGATTTATGATGCCTTGGACGATATGATTCCAGCCGAAAAGTTGAAATTTTATCAGGAAAACCGTATCATTGAGATCGCGCCGTTGGCTTATATGCGTGGGCGTACGCTTCACAATGCTTTTATCTTGTTGGACGAAGCCCAAAACACAACTCCGATGCAAATCAAAATGTTTTTGACGCGTATGGGGCCAAACTCCAAAGTAATCGTAACGGGGGATGTTTCGCAGATAGATTTGCCTCATAAACAGAAGTCTGGCTTGATAGAAGCATCACACATACTTAAAAATATCAAAGGAATCGGATTTGTTACATTGGATTCTGCGGATGTTGTGCGTCATAAATTAGTAAAGCAAATTATTAACGCTTACGAGAAGCACGAAGAGTATTTGGCAGCCAAAGAATATAAAAGCGAGAAAGGCAATCCTCCCACCACTAAAGAGTAA